A single genomic interval of Cygnus atratus isolate AKBS03 ecotype Queensland, Australia chromosome 22, CAtr_DNAZoo_HiC_assembly, whole genome shotgun sequence harbors:
- the RNF214 gene encoding RING finger protein 214 isoform X2, producing the protein MALERAQAEGPAAAPRLSEPGPAAPPASTESHGEAAAGGDAETAAAPGEAPVPSGGEGAAAEDEEEEEEEEEGEEGPGPGGGPPEAGGQRGGAAEEPEPEAAPAKPSQNIAVQTDFKTADVDASTDQDIEKNLDKMMSERALLKERYQEVLDKQRQVENQLQVQLKQLQQRREEEMKNHQEILKAIQDVTIKREETKKKMEKEKKEFLQKEQDLKAEIEKLCEKGRRLLKEQEEKENKIASLIAEQSDEKQLWEMELDKLKNQHNEINRNILEETERAWKAEILSLESRKELLVLKLEEAEKEAELHLTYLKSAPPTLETMRPKQEWEMRLNRIRMTKESVRDQFNDHIQMVRNGTKLSSLPQIPTPTLPPPPSETDFMLTAFQPNPSLTPRLPFPIGPVPVPMVMPSADPRALSFPLLNPAISRPNQPSPPLPASQGRNSPVVASLIGTHSPHMTPAASIPPPPGLGGVKVTPEFHRPQPADKLEKLLEKLLTRFPQCNKAQLTNILQQIKTARRTMAGLTMEELNQLVAAKLAEQQERAAAGAQPLSRIRAPMFSAPLPQISTPMFLPPAQVAYPGTASHTPAACKLCLMCQKLVQPGDLHPMACSHVLHKEDLSHPHAPAEQSPATPRPSGAAWALNSSPLSNEQVLDDRLQSTGVYSGSLRQPAPSLLPPGRVLHTLSPGVSWCNSGSWGRSTGA; encoded by the exons atggCCCTGGAGCGGGCGCAGGCCgagggccccgccgccgccccgcgcctcagcgagcccggccccgccgcgccgcccgccaG CACCGAGAGCCACGGCGAGGCGGCGGCCGGAGGAGACGCGGAGACCGCGGCGGCCCCCGGCGAGGCCCCGGTGCCGTcggggggcgagggggcggcggcggaggacgaggaggaggaggaggaggaggaggagggggaggaaggccCGGGCCCTGGCGGCGGCCCCCCCGAGGCCGGCGGGCAGCGCGGAGGGGCGGCGGAGGAGCCCGAGCCCGAGGCGGCCCCCGCGAAGCCGTCGCAGAACATCGCGGTGCAg ACCGACTTCAAGACGGCCGATGTGGACGCCAGCACGGATCAGGACATCGAGAAGAACTTG GACAAAATGATGTCTGAGAGGGCTTTGCTGAAGGAACGTTACCAGGAGGTGTTGGACAAACAGAGGCAAGTGGAGAACCAGCTCCAGGTACAGCTTaagcagctccagcagcggagggaggaagagatgaAGAACCACCAG GAGATTTTGAAAGCAATTCAGGATGTTACAATCAAGCGAGAAGAGACAAAgaagaagatggagaaagaaaagaaagaattcctGCAGAAAGAGCAGgatctgaaagcagaaattgaGAAACTCTGTGAGAAAGGCAGAAG GTTGCTGAAAgaacaggaggagaaggaaaacaagatagCTTCTCTGATTGCAGAGCAGTCTGATGAAAA GCAGCTGTGGGAGATGGAGCTAGATAAGCTGAAGAACCAGCACAATGAAATCAACAGGAACATTCTTGAGGAGACAGAACGGGCCTGGAAAGCAGAG ATCCTGTCCCTGGAGAGCCGAAAGGAGCTGCTGGTGTTGAAActagaagaagcagaaaaagaagcagagctaCACCTCACCTACCTCAA GTCTGCGCCACCAACGCTGGAGACAATGAGGCCAAAGCAGGAGTGGGAGATGAGGCTGAACAGGATACGAATGACAAAGGAGAGTGTCAGA GACCAGTTCAATGACCACATTCAGATGGTGAGAAATGGAACAAAGCTGAGCAGCCTCCCACAGATCCCAACCCCAACACTGCCACCTCCACCCTCAGAA acagATTTCATGCTGACGGCATTCCAGCCCAACCCATCCCTCACTCCCAGGCTCCCGTTTCCCATAGGACCAGTCCCCGTTCCCATGGTCATGCCGAGCGCCGATCCTAGGGcgctctcctttcctctcctgaaCCCCGCGATCTCCAGGCCCAACCAGCCTTCCCCACCGCTGCCTGCTTCCCAAGGAAGAAACAGCCCTGTCGTGGCGTCGCTCATCGGCACCCACAGTCCTCATATGACTCCTgctgcctccatccctcctccGCCGGGCCTGGGAGGAGTTAAGGTCACTCCAGAGTTTCACAGGCCGCAGCCGGCGGATAAGCTGGAAAAGCTTTTGGAGAAGTTGTTGACTCGGTTTCCGCAGTGCAACAA ggcCCAGCTCACCAACATCCTGCAGCAGATCAAGACTGCTCGGAGGACCATGGCGGGGCTGACCATGGAGGAGCTCAACCAGCTGGTGGCGGCCAAGCtcgcagagcagcaggagcgggcagcagccggggctcag cctctcagTCGAATCAGGGCCCCCATGTTTTCTGCTCCGCTGCCTCAAATCAGCACGCCCATgttcctgcccccagcccaggtggCTTACCCTGGAACAGCATCACat ACGCCCGCTGCCTGTAAGCTGTGTCTCATGTGCCAGAAGCTTGTGCAGCCCGGTGACCTTCACCCCATGGCCTGTTCGCATGTGCTTCACAAGGAG GACCTCTCGCATCCCCACGCCCCAGCCGAGCAGTCCCCTGCCACGCCACGTCCATCTGGGGCTGCGTGGGCTCTGAACAGTTCCCCTCTTAGCAACGAACAGGTTCTAG ACGATAGGTTACAGAGTACTGGAGTCTACAGCGGCAGCCTGCGGCAGccagccccatccctcctcccGCCGGGCAGAGTCCTGCACACGCTTTCACCTGGTGTTTCCTGGTGTAACTCCGGGTCCTGGGGAAGGAGCACTGGGGCGTGA
- the RNF214 gene encoding RING finger protein 214 isoform X1: MALERAQAEGPAAAPRLSEPGPAAPPASTESHGEAAAGGDAETAAAPGEAPVPSGGEGAAAEDEEEEEEEEEGEEGPGPGGGPPEAGGQRGGAAEEPEPEAAPAKPSQNIAVQTDFKTADVDASTDQDIEKNLDKMMSERALLKERYQEVLDKQRQVENQLQVQLKQLQQRREEEMKNHQEILKAIQDVTIKREETKKKMEKEKKEFLQKEQDLKAEIEKLCEKGRRLLKEQEEKENKIASLIAEQSDEKQLWEMELDKLKNQHNEINRNILEETERAWKAEILSLESRKELLVLKLEEAEKEAELHLTYLKSAPPTLETMRPKQEWEMRLNRIRMTKESVRDQFNDHIQMVRNGTKLSSLPQIPTPTLPPPPSETDFMLTAFQPNPSLTPRLPFPIGPVPVPMVMPSADPRALSFPLLNPAISRPNQPSPPLPASQGRNSPVVASLIGTHSPHMTPAASIPPPPGLGGVKVTPEFHRPQPADKLEKLLEKLLTRFPQCNKAQLTNILQQIKTARRTMAGLTMEELNQLVAAKLAEQQERAAAGAQPLSRIRAPMFSAPLPQISTPMFLPPAQVAYPGTASHTPAACKLCLMCQKLVQPGDLHPMACSHVLHKEDLSHPHAPAEQSPATPRPSGAAWALNSSPLSNEQVLGEKYFCLFLFNVIIYRVNIHCSYTDDRLQSTGVYSGSLRQPAPSLLPPGRVLHTLSPGVSWCNSGSWGRSTGA; encoded by the exons atggCCCTGGAGCGGGCGCAGGCCgagggccccgccgccgccccgcgcctcagcgagcccggccccgccgcgccgcccgccaG CACCGAGAGCCACGGCGAGGCGGCGGCCGGAGGAGACGCGGAGACCGCGGCGGCCCCCGGCGAGGCCCCGGTGCCGTcggggggcgagggggcggcggcggaggacgaggaggaggaggaggaggaggaggagggggaggaaggccCGGGCCCTGGCGGCGGCCCCCCCGAGGCCGGCGGGCAGCGCGGAGGGGCGGCGGAGGAGCCCGAGCCCGAGGCGGCCCCCGCGAAGCCGTCGCAGAACATCGCGGTGCAg ACCGACTTCAAGACGGCCGATGTGGACGCCAGCACGGATCAGGACATCGAGAAGAACTTG GACAAAATGATGTCTGAGAGGGCTTTGCTGAAGGAACGTTACCAGGAGGTGTTGGACAAACAGAGGCAAGTGGAGAACCAGCTCCAGGTACAGCTTaagcagctccagcagcggagggaggaagagatgaAGAACCACCAG GAGATTTTGAAAGCAATTCAGGATGTTACAATCAAGCGAGAAGAGACAAAgaagaagatggagaaagaaaagaaagaattcctGCAGAAAGAGCAGgatctgaaagcagaaattgaGAAACTCTGTGAGAAAGGCAGAAG GTTGCTGAAAgaacaggaggagaaggaaaacaagatagCTTCTCTGATTGCAGAGCAGTCTGATGAAAA GCAGCTGTGGGAGATGGAGCTAGATAAGCTGAAGAACCAGCACAATGAAATCAACAGGAACATTCTTGAGGAGACAGAACGGGCCTGGAAAGCAGAG ATCCTGTCCCTGGAGAGCCGAAAGGAGCTGCTGGTGTTGAAActagaagaagcagaaaaagaagcagagctaCACCTCACCTACCTCAA GTCTGCGCCACCAACGCTGGAGACAATGAGGCCAAAGCAGGAGTGGGAGATGAGGCTGAACAGGATACGAATGACAAAGGAGAGTGTCAGA GACCAGTTCAATGACCACATTCAGATGGTGAGAAATGGAACAAAGCTGAGCAGCCTCCCACAGATCCCAACCCCAACACTGCCACCTCCACCCTCAGAA acagATTTCATGCTGACGGCATTCCAGCCCAACCCATCCCTCACTCCCAGGCTCCCGTTTCCCATAGGACCAGTCCCCGTTCCCATGGTCATGCCGAGCGCCGATCCTAGGGcgctctcctttcctctcctgaaCCCCGCGATCTCCAGGCCCAACCAGCCTTCCCCACCGCTGCCTGCTTCCCAAGGAAGAAACAGCCCTGTCGTGGCGTCGCTCATCGGCACCCACAGTCCTCATATGACTCCTgctgcctccatccctcctccGCCGGGCCTGGGAGGAGTTAAGGTCACTCCAGAGTTTCACAGGCCGCAGCCGGCGGATAAGCTGGAAAAGCTTTTGGAGAAGTTGTTGACTCGGTTTCCGCAGTGCAACAA ggcCCAGCTCACCAACATCCTGCAGCAGATCAAGACTGCTCGGAGGACCATGGCGGGGCTGACCATGGAGGAGCTCAACCAGCTGGTGGCGGCCAAGCtcgcagagcagcaggagcgggcagcagccggggctcag cctctcagTCGAATCAGGGCCCCCATGTTTTCTGCTCCGCTGCCTCAAATCAGCACGCCCATgttcctgcccccagcccaggtggCTTACCCTGGAACAGCATCACat ACGCCCGCTGCCTGTAAGCTGTGTCTCATGTGCCAGAAGCTTGTGCAGCCCGGTGACCTTCACCCCATGGCCTGTTCGCATGTGCTTCACAAGGAG GACCTCTCGCATCCCCACGCCCCAGCCGAGCAGTCCCCTGCCACGCCACGTCCATCTGGGGCTGCGTGGGCTCTGAACAGTTCCCCTCTTAGCAACGAACAGGTTCTAGGTGAGaagtatttttgtctttttctttttaatgtaataatttaCCGTGTTAACATTCATTGTTCTTACACAGACGATAGGTTACAGAGTACTGGAGTCTACAGCGGCAGCCTGCGGCAGccagccccatccctcctcccGCCGGGCAGAGTCCTGCACACGCTTTCACCTGGTGTTTCCTGGTGTAACTCCGGGTCCTGGGGAAGGAGCACTGGGGCGTGA
- the RNF214 gene encoding RING finger protein 214 isoform X3 gives MALERAQAEGPAAAPRLSEPGPAAPPASTESHGEAAAGGDAETAAAPGEAPVPSGGEGAAAEDEEEEEEEEEGEEGPGPGGGPPEAGGQRGGAAEEPEPEAAPAKPSQNIAVQTDFKTADVDASTDQDIEKNLDKMMSERALLKERYQEVLDKQRQVENQLQVQLKQLQQRREEEMKNHQEILKAIQDVTIKREETKKKMEKEKKEFLQKEQDLKAEIEKLCEKGRRLLKEQEEKENKIASLIAEQSDEKQLWEMELDKLKNQHNEINRNILEETERAWKAEILSLESRKELLVLKLEEAEKEAELHLTYLKSAPPTLETMRPKQEWEMRLNRIRMTKESVRDQFNDHIQMVRNGTKLSSLPQIPTPTLPPPPSETDFMLTAFQPNPSLTPRLPFPIGPVPVPMVMPSADPRALSFPLLNPAISRPNQPSPPLPASQGRNSPVVASLIGTHSPHMTPAASIPPPPGLGGVKVTPEFHRPQPADKLEKLLEKLLTRFPQCNKAQLTNILQQIKTARRTMAGLTMEELNQLVAAKLAEQQERAAAGAQPLSRIRAPMFSAPLPQISTPMFLPPAQVAYPGTASHTPAACKLCLMCQKLVQPGDLHPMACSHVLHKECIKFWAQTNTNDTCPFCPSLK, from the exons atggCCCTGGAGCGGGCGCAGGCCgagggccccgccgccgccccgcgcctcagcgagcccggccccgccgcgccgcccgccaG CACCGAGAGCCACGGCGAGGCGGCGGCCGGAGGAGACGCGGAGACCGCGGCGGCCCCCGGCGAGGCCCCGGTGCCGTcggggggcgagggggcggcggcggaggacgaggaggaggaggaggaggaggaggagggggaggaaggccCGGGCCCTGGCGGCGGCCCCCCCGAGGCCGGCGGGCAGCGCGGAGGGGCGGCGGAGGAGCCCGAGCCCGAGGCGGCCCCCGCGAAGCCGTCGCAGAACATCGCGGTGCAg ACCGACTTCAAGACGGCCGATGTGGACGCCAGCACGGATCAGGACATCGAGAAGAACTTG GACAAAATGATGTCTGAGAGGGCTTTGCTGAAGGAACGTTACCAGGAGGTGTTGGACAAACAGAGGCAAGTGGAGAACCAGCTCCAGGTACAGCTTaagcagctccagcagcggagggaggaagagatgaAGAACCACCAG GAGATTTTGAAAGCAATTCAGGATGTTACAATCAAGCGAGAAGAGACAAAgaagaagatggagaaagaaaagaaagaattcctGCAGAAAGAGCAGgatctgaaagcagaaattgaGAAACTCTGTGAGAAAGGCAGAAG GTTGCTGAAAgaacaggaggagaaggaaaacaagatagCTTCTCTGATTGCAGAGCAGTCTGATGAAAA GCAGCTGTGGGAGATGGAGCTAGATAAGCTGAAGAACCAGCACAATGAAATCAACAGGAACATTCTTGAGGAGACAGAACGGGCCTGGAAAGCAGAG ATCCTGTCCCTGGAGAGCCGAAAGGAGCTGCTGGTGTTGAAActagaagaagcagaaaaagaagcagagctaCACCTCACCTACCTCAA GTCTGCGCCACCAACGCTGGAGACAATGAGGCCAAAGCAGGAGTGGGAGATGAGGCTGAACAGGATACGAATGACAAAGGAGAGTGTCAGA GACCAGTTCAATGACCACATTCAGATGGTGAGAAATGGAACAAAGCTGAGCAGCCTCCCACAGATCCCAACCCCAACACTGCCACCTCCACCCTCAGAA acagATTTCATGCTGACGGCATTCCAGCCCAACCCATCCCTCACTCCCAGGCTCCCGTTTCCCATAGGACCAGTCCCCGTTCCCATGGTCATGCCGAGCGCCGATCCTAGGGcgctctcctttcctctcctgaaCCCCGCGATCTCCAGGCCCAACCAGCCTTCCCCACCGCTGCCTGCTTCCCAAGGAAGAAACAGCCCTGTCGTGGCGTCGCTCATCGGCACCCACAGTCCTCATATGACTCCTgctgcctccatccctcctccGCCGGGCCTGGGAGGAGTTAAGGTCACTCCAGAGTTTCACAGGCCGCAGCCGGCGGATAAGCTGGAAAAGCTTTTGGAGAAGTTGTTGACTCGGTTTCCGCAGTGCAACAA ggcCCAGCTCACCAACATCCTGCAGCAGATCAAGACTGCTCGGAGGACCATGGCGGGGCTGACCATGGAGGAGCTCAACCAGCTGGTGGCGGCCAAGCtcgcagagcagcaggagcgggcagcagccggggctcag cctctcagTCGAATCAGGGCCCCCATGTTTTCTGCTCCGCTGCCTCAAATCAGCACGCCCATgttcctgcccccagcccaggtggCTTACCCTGGAACAGCATCACat ACGCCCGCTGCCTGTAAGCTGTGTCTCATGTGCCAGAAGCTTGTGCAGCCCGGTGACCTTCACCCCATGGCCTGTTCGCATGTGCTTCACAAGGAG TGCATCAAATTCTGGGCACAAACCAACACAAATGACACTTGCCCCTTTTGTCCAAGTCTCAAATGA
- the PCSK7 gene encoding proprotein convertase subtilisin/kexin type 7, translating to MPHRKRRAPLWSAGMEATRCIHTCLWLSAAWIPFVLPHGLASGTELAASADGRGTAHGHGKLVWAVSLDVPEEELEQQAEELARTAGLVNMGRIGELKGHYLFAYQPDSHTAPEHEAIRRSVDTLFAQHDSVRWHSEQKLLKRSKRSLHFNDPKYPQQWHLNNRKSPGKDINVTGVWERNVTGRGVTVVVVDDGVEHTIKDIQPNYSPEGSYDLNSNDPDPMPHPDEENGNHHGTRCAGEIAAVPNNSFCTVGVAYGSRIAGIRVLDGPLTDSMEAIAFNKHYQINDIYSCSWGPDDDGKTVDGPHQLGKAALQHGVIAGRRGFGSIFVVASGNGGQHSDNCNYDGYANSIYTVTIGAVDEMGSMPFYAEECASMLAVTFSGGDKMMRSIVTTDWDLQKGTGCTEGHTGTSAAAPLAAGMIALMLQVRPCLTWRDVQHIIVFTATKYEDRHAKWDTNRAGFSHSHQHGFGLLNAWRLVNAAKIWESVPYLASYVSPALKEGRSIPLLPQELEATWNVSAADLELSGMRTLEHVAVTVTITHPRRGNLEIRLFCPSGMMSLIGTTRSMDSDPNGFADWTFSTVRCWGEEAQGTYRLVIRDTGDESLRPGTLKQWQLTLYGSSWSPAEMKERQRLLEEAMSGQYLNSNFSLPCPPGLEIPEEQHYTVTANTLKTLLLVGCFAVFWTFYYMLEVCLTRNNVGFDLSCSGSSTCKWYQQGGKHRALENGLEMESVPLYREKEAEDVEMECEQLEPAQEGRGEEGSWTPTHPKPPTSSRAAGFHEAAPAAAGYLGREAAAELLSEGREHQAC from the exons ATGCCGCATCGGAAGCGGAGGGCGCCGCTATGGAGTGCCGGGATGGAGGCCACGCGCTGTATCCACACGTGCCTTTGGCTGAGCGCAGCCTGGATCCCCTTCGTGCTGCCGCACGGACTCGCCTCCGGCACAGAGCTCGCTGCCAGCGCTGACGGCCGGGGTACGGCGCACGGGCACGGCAAGCTGGTGTGGGCTGTCAGCCTGGACGTGCCAGAGGAGGAActggagcagcaggcagaagagcTGGCCCGGACTGCGGGGCTGGTGAACATGGGCCGCATCGGGGAGCTCAAGGGCCATTACCTCTTCGCCTACCAGCCCGACAGCCACACGGCGCCCGAACACGAAGCAATAAGGAGATCGGTGGACACTTTGTTTGCACAGCATGACAGCGTGCGGTGGCATTCGGAACAGAAGCTTCTGAAACGCTCCAAACGCAGCCTGCACTTTAATGATCCCAAATACCCCCAGCAGTGGCATCTG AACAACCGCAAGAGCCCCGGGAAGGACATCAACGTCACCGGCGTGTGGGAGCGGAACGTGACAGGGCGCGGCGTgacggtggtggtggtggatgACGGTGTGGAGCACACCATCAAAGACATACAGCCAAATTAC AGCCCAGAAGGCAGCTATGACTTGAACTCCAACGACCCCGACCCTATGCCTCACCCTGACGAGGAGAACGGCAACCACCACGGGACCCGCTGCGCGGGGGAGATCGCCGCCGTGCCCAACAACAGCTTTTGCACGGTGGGGGTTGCCTACGGGAGCCGCATCGCAG GCATTCGAGTGCTGGATGGGCCCCTCACCGACAGCATGGAGGCCATCGCCTTCAACAAGCATTATCAGATCAACGACATCTACAGCTGCAG CTGGGGTCCAGATGACGATGGGAAAACCGTGGATGGCCCCCATCAGCTGGGAAAG GCCGCCCTGCAGCATGGCGTGATCGCAGGTCGCAGGGGGTTTGGGAGCATTTTCGTAGTGGCCAGCGGCAACGGGGGGCAGCACAGCGACAACTGCAACTACGATGGTTATGCCAACTCCATCTACACCGTCACAATAG GCGCAGTGGACGAGATGGGCTCCATGCCGTTCTATGCCGAGGAGTGTGCCTCCATGTTAGCCGTGACCTTCAGCGGTGGGGACAAGATGATGAGGAGCATC GTGACAACAGACTGGGATTTGCAGAAGGGCACGGGGTGCACGGAGGGCCACACGGGGACGTCGGCTGCGGCTCCTCTCGCCGCCGGGATGATCGCGCTGATGCTGCAGGTGCGGCCGTGCCTCACCTGGCGAGACGTCCAGCACATCATCGTCTTCACAGCCACCAAG TACGAGGATCGTCACGCGAAGTGGGACACCAACCGGGCTGGCTTCAGCCACAGCCATCAGCACGGCTTTGGCTTGCTGAACGCCTGGAGGCTGGTTAACGCTGCCAAG ATCTGGGAGTCCGTTCCCTACCTCGCCTCGTACGTGAGCCCTGCCctgaaggagggcaggagcatCCCGCTGCTGCCGCAGGAGCTGGAGGCCACGTGGAACG tcagcGCCGCCGACCTGGAGCTCTCCGGTATGAGAACCCTGGAGCACGTGGCAGTCACCGTCACCATCACACACCCCCGCCGCGGCAACCTGGAGATCAGGCTCTTCTGCCCCAGCGGCATGATGTCCCTGATAGGAACCACCAGGAGCATGGACTC GGATCCCAACGGCTTCGCTGACTGGACCTTCTCCACAGTGCGATGCTGGGGCGAGGAGGCACAGGGCACCTACAGACTGGTCATCAGGGACACCG GAGATGAGAGCCTGAGGCCTGGGACCTTGAAGCAGTGGCAGCTGACCTTGTACGGCTCCTCCTGGTCCCCAGCGGAgatgaaggagcggcagag gctgctggaagAAGCCATGAGCGGGCAGTACCTGAACAGCAacttctccctgccctgccctccgGGGCTGGAGATCCCCGAGGAGCAGCACTACACCGTCACGGCCAACACGCTCAAG ACCCTCCTGCTGGTGGGATGCTTTGCTGTGTTCTGGACTTTCTACTACATGCTGGAGGTGTGCCTGACCAGGAACAACGTGGGCTTTGACCTGAGCTGCAGCGGCTCCAGCACCTGCAAGTGGTACCAGCAGGGCGGGAAGCACAGAGCCCTCGAGAACGGCCTGGAGATGGAGTCTGTGCCGCTCTACAGGGAGAAGGAAGCCGAGGATGTCGAGATGGAGTGCGAGCAGCTGGagcctgcccaggagggcaggggggaggaggggtcCTGGACCCCCACCCACCCCAagcctcccaccagcagcagagctgccggCTTCCACGAGGCAGCCCCCGCCGCAGCAGGGTACCTCGGCcgggaggcagcagctgagctcctcTCGGAGGGCAGGGAGCACCAGGCATGCtag
- the TAGLN gene encoding transgelin, translated as MANKGPAYGMSRDVQSKIEKKYDDELEDRLVEWIVAQCGASVGRPDRGRLGFQVWLKNGIVLCRLVNSLYPDGSKPVKIPDSPPTMVFKQMEQIAQFLKAAEDYGVVKTDIFQTVDLFEAKDMAAVQRTLMALGSLAVTKNDGNYHGDPNWFMKKAQEHKREFTESQLKEGKNVIGLQMGSNKGASQAGMSYGRPRQIIS; from the exons ATGGCCAACAAGGGCCCGGCGTACGGCATGAGCAGGGACGTCCAGTCCAAGATCGAGAAGAAGTACGACGACGAGCTGGAGGACCGCCTGGTGGAGTGGATCGTGGCGCAGTGCGGGGCCAGCGTGGGCCGTCCCGACCGGGGCCGCCTGGGCTTCCAGGTCTGGCTGAAGAACGGCATC GTCCTCTGCCGGCTGGTGAACAGCCTCTACCCCGACGGCTCCAAGCCCGTCAAGATCCCCGACAGCCCCCCCACCATGGTCTTCAAGCAGATGGAGCAGATCGCCCAGTTCCTCAAGGCGGCCGAGGACTACGGCGTGGTGAAGACAGACATCTTCCAGACCGTCGACCTCTTTGAAG CCAAGGACATGGCGGCGGTGCAGAGGACGCTGAtggccctggggagcctggcGGTGACCAAGAACGACGGGAACTACCACGGGGACCCCAACTGGTTCATGAA GAAGGCGCAGGAGCACAAGCGGGAGTTCACCGAGAGCCAGCTGAAGGAGGGCAAGAACGTCATCGGCTTACAGATGGGGAGCAACAAGGGCGCATCACAGGCGGGGATGAGCTACGGCCGGCCCCGGCAGATCATCAGCTAG